The Lycium barbarum isolate Lr01 chromosome 9, ASM1917538v2, whole genome shotgun sequence genome has a segment encoding these proteins:
- the LOC132609199 gene encoding protein TIFY 5A-like: MRRNCNLELRLMAPSLSPFSPKNCTTPCFSMEDKESTELEKQAQQQLTIFHNGKLVISDATELQAKAIIYLASKEMEGKTKKILSPIPEPSSPLLQRQTGLFMKRSLQRFLQKRKNRIQSTSPYHHH; the protein is encoded by the exons ATGAGAAGAAATTGTAACTTGGAACTCAGGCTTATGGCTCCTTCTCTTTCACCTTTTTCGCCTAAGAATTGCACAACCCCTTGCTTCTCAAT GGAGGATAAAGAAAGCACAGAATTAGAGAAGCAAGCGCAACAGCAGCTAACCATATTTCACAATGGAAAACTTGTGATTTCTGACGCTACTGAGCTTCAG GCAAAAGCTATAATATATCTTGCAAGTAAAGAAATGGAGGGGAAAACAAAGAAGATTCTATCACCAATTCCAGAGCCGTCATCGCCATTGTTACAACGTCAAACTGGTCTTTTTATGAAGAGATCTCTACAAAGATTTCTACAGAAGAGAAAAAACAGAATTCAATCAACTTCACCGTATCATCATCACTAG